CACGAGCCGGCCTGCGGGTGGCCCCCCAGAGCACCGGCCACGCGGCTGGCCCGCTCGCCGAGGGCTCGCTCGAGGACGTCGTCATCGCGCGCACCTCCGAGATGACGGAGGTGACCGTCGACCCCTCCGCACAGACGGTCCGGGTGGGCGGCGGTGTCCTGTGGCAGCAGGTCGTGGAGGCGGCCGCACCGCACGGGCTCGCCGCGCTGCACGGCAGCTCGCCGGACGTGGCGGTGGCCGGCTACGCGCTCGGCGGCGGCATCGGCTGGTACGCCCGCAAGCTCGGCCTCGCCACCAACAGCATCCTCGCCGTGGAGATCGTCACGGCTGACGGGCAGGTCAGCCGGGTCGACCACGACAGCGACCACGACCTCTTCTGGGCCGTCCGCGGGGGCGGCGGCAACTTCGGCCTCGTCACCGCGCTCGAGCTGCGGCTGTACCCCATCGCCGACGCCTACGCCGGCATGCTCCTGTGGGACCGCCAGCACGCCGACGTGGTCGTCCGCGAGTGGGCCCGCTGGTCGGCGTCTGCCCCCGACGAAGTGACCACCTCGCTACGGGTGATGAGCTTCCCGCCCATGCCGGAGCTCCCGGACTTCATCCGCGGCCGGCAGCTGGTCGTCATCGACGGTGCGGTGCTCTCCGACGACGGCGCCGCGGAAGAGCTGCTCGCGCCCCTGCGGGACCTGGCTCCGGAGATGGACACCTTCGCGCGGGTGCCGGCCGCGGCCCTGTCGCGGCTGCACATGGACCCGGAGGGCCCGACCCCCGCCGTCTCCGGGTCGATCATGCTCGACGGGCTCCCCGCGGAGGCCATCGACGCGTTCCTCGCCGAGGTGGGCCCGGGCTCGACGTCGACGCTGCTCGCCGCCGAGCTGCGCCAGCTCGGCGGAGCCCTGGGCCGTGTCCACCACGGCGCGGGCGCGCTGCCGCGACTCGACGCGGCATACGCCGGCTTCTTCGTGGCCATCGCCGCCACGCCCGAGATGGCGGCTCAGGGGCTCCTCGACGCCAAGCGGCTCGAGGCGGTCCTGGCGCCCTGGTCGCGCGGGCGGTCGTTCCTCAACTTCAGCGAGGGGCGGGTCGACACGAGCACGGCCTTCGACCACGACGTCTGGGTGCGCCTCGGCAACGTGCGGGCCAAGGTCGACCCCGACGGCGTTTTCGTGGCCAACCACCAGATCCCGGCCGCGCGCGGGGGTCGCTGACGGGTGGGGCAGGCCGGGGCGCGCGGGGGCGCGTCCCGGCCACCTCGGTGTCGCGGCCTCCCTCGCGGCCCTGGCCGTGGCGGCTGTCGGGGTCTCAGGCGCTGGGAGTCGCGAACGACAGCTGCGCCCGGTGGAACCCGTAGTGCTGGGTCGGGTAGTGGAAGACGTCCGCGACCGTCATCCACGGCGTGAAGAACGGGTCCCACTGAGGGGGGAAGGGCATGCCGCGGTGCAACGTCGACACCGGCAGGGCGTCGAGCGAGCGGTGCAGCGAGGCGAGCGTGCGGTCGAGCTGGCCCAGCATGCGCCGCCGGTTGAAGACCAGCGCAGCCGCACACGTGCCGAGGTAGTTGACGACGTGGAAGGGGCGAGCGGCCGCGTCGAGGGCCGTGGAGAAGCCGGTGCCGACAGGCCTCGGCAGGCGGCTCACCACCCGCACCAGCGGAAGCAGCGCGCGCACCACCATGTAGCCGAAGACCATGTGGAAGAGCAGCTGCTCGTTGGTCCACCTCGTGCCGGTCGAGCCGCGCTCCAGGTCTGCGCTCGAGGCCGCCGCCAGAAGGCGTGCCAGGTCGTCGCGCGCCCACTGCATCTCGGCGTGCAGGCCGGCCCGGTCGACTGCGGGAACCGACTGCATCGGCCACCTCCCTCGGCGTCTTCGACCGCGTGTCCCGGGCTCGTCTGGGGTCCCAGGCTCGTCTGGGCTCGCCTTCCGGGCTCGTCTCCAGTCTGCGGCGCGGTGCCGGAGAGAATCCTGAGAAAGTCTTGGGGTCGGGCTGTCGATTCGCGGCTGCGCCGTTCGACGTGAGGGTAGAGGCTGGGCCGGACGGGCACCGGCCACCACACGAGAGGAACGGACGACATGCGCTACATGGTTCTGGTGAAGGCGACCCCCGAGTCCGAGTCGGGCGCCATGCCCTCGGAGGAGATCTTCGAGGCGATGAACACCTACAACCAGGAGCTCGCCAAGGCGGGCGTGCTGGTGGCGGGGGAGGGCCTGCACCCCTCGACGGAGGGCGCGCGGGTGCGCTTCGACGGCAAGGACCGCACCGTGCTCGACGGCCCGTTCGCCGAGACCAAGGAGCTCATCGCCGGCTTCTGGATCTTCGACGTGAAGTCGAAGGAGGAGGCCGTCGAGTGGGTGCGCCGAGCGCCGATGCAGGAGGGTGAGCTCGAGATCCGCCGGGTCTTCGAGGCCGAGGACTTCGGTGACGCGCTGCCCGAGCACATCAAGGAGTGGGAGGCGCAGGAGCGGGCCCGGCAGGAGGCTCGCCAGTCCTGACACCACCTCTGGTATGCCGGTGGGTCGCCTGTCGTGGGCGGCCCACCGGCACGTTGTCCCCGGGCGATGACCGGTCGGTTGCCACGGCGCGGGCGGGGCTGGTTGGTTGGTGGCGTGGAGGAGCCCCGTGACCTGGAGCCCCGTGACGAGAAGGCCTGTGAGGTCCGCCGCAGGGTGGAGGCGGTGTGGCGCATCGAGTCTGCGCGGGTGGTGGCCGGTCTGGCCCGGGTCACCCGCGACGTCGGGCTCGCCGAGGACTTCGCGCAGGACGCGCTCGTGGCGGCGATGGAGCAGTGGCCTGCGGAGGGTGTGCCCGACAACCCGGGGGCCTGGCTGCTGTCGGTGGGCCGGCGCAGGGCGGTCGACTGGTTCCGACGACAGGAGACCCTGGCGCGCAAGGAGGTCGAGCTCGGCAGGGTGCTCGCGCTGTCGCTCGCGTCAGGTGATCTCCCTGGGGTCGCCGCCTTCGCGGCGGTCGAGGAGGACATCGAGGACGACCTCCTGCGGCTCGTCTTCACGACGTGCCACCCCGTGCTCGCTCCCGAGGCGAGGGTCGCGCTGAC
This Knoellia sp. p5-6-4 DNA region includes the following protein-coding sequences:
- a CDS encoding DinB family protein is translated as MQSVPAVDRAGLHAEMQWARDDLARLLAAASSADLERGSTGTRWTNEQLLFHMVFGYMVVRALLPLVRVVSRLPRPVGTGFSTALDAAARPFHVVNYLGTCAAALVFNRRRMLGQLDRTLASLHRSLDALPVSTLHRGMPFPPQWDPFFTPWMTVADVFHYPTQHYGFHRAQLSFATPSA
- a CDS encoding YciI family protein translates to MRYMVLVKATPESESGAMPSEEIFEAMNTYNQELAKAGVLVAGEGLHPSTEGARVRFDGKDRTVLDGPFAETKELIAGFWIFDVKSKEEAVEWVRRAPMQEGELEIRRVFEAEDFGDALPEHIKEWEAQERARQEARQS
- a CDS encoding FAD-binding oxidoreductase, translated to MSIETTLDHPAPSLRAEALRGLCGGAVHLPGDPGYEMARMPWNVAVDQRPAAVAFPRSATEAAELVVCAARAGLRVAPQSTGHAAGPLAEGSLEDVVIARTSEMTEVTVDPSAQTVRVGGGVLWQQVVEAAAPHGLAALHGSSPDVAVAGYALGGGIGWYARKLGLATNSILAVEIVTADGQVSRVDHDSDHDLFWAVRGGGGNFGLVTALELRLYPIADAYAGMLLWDRQHADVVVREWARWSASAPDEVTTSLRVMSFPPMPELPDFIRGRQLVVIDGAVLSDDGAAEELLAPLRDLAPEMDTFARVPAAALSRLHMDPEGPTPAVSGSIMLDGLPAEAIDAFLAEVGPGSTSTLLAAELRQLGGALGRVHHGAGALPRLDAAYAGFFVAIAATPEMAAQGLLDAKRLEAVLAPWSRGRSFLNFSEGRVDTSTAFDHDVWVRLGNVRAKVDPDGVFVANHQIPAARGGR